From Penicillium psychrofluorescens genome assembly, chromosome: 6, one genomic window encodes:
- a CDS encoding uncharacterized protein (ID:PFLUO_009244-T1.cds;~source:funannotate): protein MVFNGKAPYAPDYASYNWIGAPSDYSLTTNDLGGDSRTENVNKWFQSGDQAYIIVASAMVLVMVPGLGFLYSGLARRKSALSMIWACMASMSVVTFQWYFWGYSLAFSPTATNGYIGNLRNFGLMKTLANPSPGSPLIPDLLFSFYEMQFCAVTAAIIMGAVAERGRLLPAMIFVFLWATIVYCPLACWAWNPNGWAYKYGVMDYAGGGPVEIGSGFTALAYSMVLGRRQERMMLNFRPHNVSLILLGTVFLWFGWLGFNGGSAFGANLRATMASWNTNLTAAFGAITWVLLDWRLARKWSMVGWCSGTISGLVAATPASGFITPWASVILGIVTGIVCNYSTKIKYWVRIDDSMDVLAEHGVAGIIGLIFNAFFGDNAIIGLDGVNTGTTDGGWVIHNWKQLYVQIAYIVATSAYSFVVSAIIAYAINAIPGLNLRASEEAELLGMDDDQLGEFAYDYVEVRRDYLAWTPQKQDQLEDGHEIPAAERYGIGEHSEMMLEGQVPSGDISQSSRGGSEGDMAIREVKLAPAPRQVAEQHPPDTGEAMGGTHANLRPVDEKTEN from the exons ATGGTGTTCAACGGGAAGGCCCCGTACGCCCCGGACTATGCCTCCTACAACTGGATTGGCGCGCCCTCCGATTACAGTCTGACCACCAACGACCTAGGCGGTGATTCTC GAACCGAAAATGTCAACAAATGGTTTCAATCCGGCGACCAGGCCTACATCATCGTGGCCTCCGCCATGGTCCTCGTCATGGTCCCCGGTCTGGGGTTCTTGTATTCGGGTCTGGCTCGCCGGAAGTCTGCGCTCAGCATGATCTGGGCCTGTATGGCTTCCATGTCGGTCGTCACGTTCCAATGGTACTTCTGGGGCTACTCATTAGCTTTCTCGCCGACCGCAACCAATGGCTATATCGGCAACCTGCGCAATTTTGGTTTGATGAAGACCCTGGCGAACCCCAGTCCGGGTTCGCCGCTGATTCCGGACCTGCTCTTTTCGTTTTATGAG ATGCAATTCTGCGCCGTCACCGCTGCCATCATCATGGGCGCCGTTGCTGAGCGTGGTCGACTCCTTCCCGCCATGATTTTCGTCTTCCTCTGGGCCACAATCGTCTACTGCCCGCTAGCCTGCTGGGCCTGGAATCCCAACGGCTGGGCGTACAAGTATGGTGTCATGGACTACGCGGGCGGCGGGCCCGTCGAGATCGGGTCCGGGTTCACGGCTCTGGCCTACTCCATGGTGCTCGGCCGCCGGCAGGAGCGCATGATGCTCAACTTCCGGCCCCACAACGTCtctctcatcctcctcggcacgGTCTTTCTGTGGTTCGGCTGGCTCGGTTTCAACGGTGGCTCGGCTTTCGGTGCTAATCTTCGGGCGACGATGGCTTCCTGGAATACGAACTTGACTGCCGCGTTCGGTGCCATCACGTGGGTTCTGCTCGATTGGCGCCTGGCTCGGAAGTGGTCGATGGTCGGCTGGTGTTCGGGAACGATCTCGGGATTGGTGGCTGCTACTCCCGCGTCGGGATTTATCACTCCGTGGGCTAGTGTGATCCTGGGTATTGTGACCGGCATTGTTTGCAATTATTCCACCAAGA TCAAATACTGGGTCCGCATCGACGACTCTATGGATGTGTTGGCTGAACACGGCGTGGCAGGAATCATCGGCCTGATCTTCAACGCTTTCTTCGGCGACAAcgccatcatcggcctcgacgGTGTCAacaccggcaccaccgacggCGGCTGGGTCATCCACAACTGGAAGCAGCTGTACGTGCAGATTGCATACATCGTCGCCACATCAGCCTACTCGTTCGTCGTATCCGCCATTATCGCCTAcgccatcaacgccatccCGGGCCTGAACCTGCGCGCctccgaagaagccgagcTGCTCGGCATGGACGATGACCAGCTGGGCGAATTCGCGTATGACTACGTCGAGGTTCGTCGGGATTATCTTGCTTGGACACCGCAGAAGCAGGATCAACTGGAAGACGGGCATGAGATTCCGGCTGCGGAGCGATACGGCATCGGCGAGCACAGCGAGATGATGCTCGAGGGCCAGGTGCCGAGTGGCGATATCAGCCAGAGCAGTCGCGGAGGCAGTGAGGGTGATATGGCCATTCGGGAAGTGAAACTAGCACCTGCGCCGCGCCAGGTCGCTGAGCAGCATCCGCCTGATACGGGCGAGGCAATGGGCGGGACGCATGCGAACTTGAGGCCCGTTGACGAGAAGACGGAGAATTAG